One part of the Microbacterium aurugineum genome encodes these proteins:
- a CDS encoding alpha/beta fold hydrolase: protein MEVAIDISEFSYLPAQADALGVPLPPVERVALPLDDGRALSALRFGTGAPRVTLLHGAGLNAHTWDTTVLALQEPVLAIDLAGHGDSSWRDDADYTPRTLARDIAAAFDAWAVPPQIVVGQSLGGLTGAALAAARPDLVSELVVVDITPGIDVTAGPAALREFYAGPTDFASRDELVDKAMSLGFGGSRAETERGVFLNTRVREDGRVEWKHHFAHLAAQALAAHDPGSVAAPSVLHETGWEDLSAVRAPITLVRAQRGFVSEADAAELHRRAPTARLVTLDATHNVQETAPTALAALIASPAVSHGI from the coding sequence GTGGAGGTGGCGATCGACATCAGCGAGTTCAGCTATCTTCCCGCACAGGCCGATGCGCTCGGCGTTCCGCTCCCTCCGGTGGAGCGTGTCGCCCTCCCCCTCGACGATGGGCGCGCGCTCAGCGCGCTGCGGTTCGGGACCGGCGCGCCTCGGGTCACCCTGCTGCACGGTGCCGGTCTGAACGCGCACACGTGGGACACGACGGTTCTGGCGCTTCAGGAGCCCGTGCTCGCGATCGACCTCGCCGGACACGGCGACTCCTCCTGGCGTGACGATGCCGACTACACCCCGCGCACGCTCGCCCGAGACATCGCGGCGGCCTTCGACGCGTGGGCGGTCCCGCCTCAGATCGTCGTCGGCCAGTCCCTCGGCGGACTCACCGGAGCTGCACTCGCCGCCGCGCGCCCGGATCTCGTGTCCGAGCTCGTCGTCGTCGACATCACCCCGGGCATCGACGTCACCGCCGGTCCGGCCGCACTGCGCGAGTTCTATGCCGGTCCGACCGATTTCGCCTCCCGAGACGAGCTGGTCGACAAGGCGATGTCGCTCGGTTTCGGGGGCAGTCGCGCCGAGACCGAGCGCGGCGTCTTCCTCAACACCCGCGTACGCGAGGACGGCCGCGTCGAGTGGAAGCACCACTTCGCGCACCTCGCCGCCCAGGCGCTCGCGGCCCACGATCCGGGCTCGGTGGCCGCGCCGTCCGTGCTGCACGAGACCGGGTGGGAGGATCTCTCCGCCGTCCGCGCGCCGATCACCCTGGTCCGCGCACAGCGCGGCTTCGTCAGCGAAGCGGACGCCGCCGAGCTGCACCGTCGCGCGCCCACCGCCCGCCTGGTCACGCTGGACGCGACACACAACGTCCAGGAGACCGCCCCCACTGCCCTCGCCGCCCTCATCGCGTCCCCCGCCGTCTCCCACGGAATATGA
- a CDS encoding ABC transporter substrate-binding protein, whose amino-acid sequence MFRRTRRLSLIAALAATAVILSACAGSPEPTVTTGTGTPDPDATLHVGLVLEPTNLDIRHTSGAALEQILIDNIYEGLVSRTQENEIEGRLASDYTVSDDGLTYTFTLNEGIQFHDGTALTSADVVSSYETVRTDATVQGNAEFAKVSSITAPDATTVEIVLTEPDQNFLFTLTGPAGLVFKTGDTTDLKSAENGTGPFTLTRWNKGSTITFARNDDYWGEKAGVAQVEFQYIPDFTAGVNAALAGDVDVLTAVDPNLAPQLEDSGEFALTKGRTTDKATLAFNNQKAPLDDVRVREALRLAIDHDALVEAVGAGTTLYGPIPELDPGYEDLSDVISYDPEKAKSLLAEAGQEDLELTLTIPAFYGTTVPKVLISDFKKVGVSLEVNSVEFPTWLEDVYTNHDYDLSFVLHVEPRDFGNFADPDYYFGYDNTEVQRLYAEALAEVDPDKSAELLAQAARIVSEDHAADWLYNGETITAVSPIVAGFPEDSINSRIDLAGVTVSTDG is encoded by the coding sequence ATGTTCCGACGTACCCGACGTCTCTCGCTGATCGCCGCGCTCGCGGCGACCGCCGTCATACTCAGCGCCTGCGCAGGCTCCCCCGAGCCGACCGTCACCACGGGCACCGGCACGCCCGACCCCGACGCGACCCTGCACGTCGGCCTGGTCCTCGAGCCGACCAACCTGGACATCCGCCACACCAGTGGCGCCGCGCTCGAGCAGATCCTCATCGACAACATCTACGAGGGACTGGTCAGCCGGACGCAGGAGAACGAGATCGAGGGGCGTCTCGCCTCGGACTACACCGTGTCCGACGACGGCCTCACGTACACTTTCACCCTCAACGAGGGCATCCAGTTCCACGACGGCACGGCGCTCACCTCTGCGGACGTCGTCTCCTCCTACGAGACCGTGCGCACCGATGCCACCGTGCAGGGCAACGCCGAGTTCGCGAAGGTCTCCTCGATCACCGCACCCGACGCGACCACGGTGGAGATCGTGCTCACCGAGCCGGACCAGAACTTCCTGTTCACCCTGACGGGCCCCGCCGGGCTGGTCTTCAAGACCGGGGACACGACCGACCTGAAGTCGGCGGAGAACGGCACCGGTCCCTTCACCCTGACCCGGTGGAACAAGGGCAGCACCATCACCTTCGCGCGCAATGACGACTATTGGGGCGAGAAGGCAGGCGTCGCTCAGGTCGAGTTCCAGTACATCCCCGACTTCACCGCCGGTGTGAACGCCGCGCTCGCCGGCGACGTCGACGTGCTCACCGCCGTGGACCCGAACCTCGCCCCGCAGCTTGAGGACTCCGGAGAGTTCGCTCTCACGAAGGGCCGGACGACCGACAAGGCGACGCTGGCGTTCAACAACCAGAAGGCCCCTCTGGACGATGTCCGGGTGCGCGAGGCGCTGCGACTCGCGATCGACCACGACGCGCTCGTCGAAGCCGTCGGCGCGGGAACGACCCTGTACGGTCCCATCCCCGAACTCGACCCGGGCTATGAGGATCTGTCCGATGTGATCTCCTACGACCCGGAGAAAGCGAAGTCGCTGCTCGCCGAAGCCGGCCAGGAGGACCTGGAGCTCACCCTCACCATCCCCGCCTTCTACGGGACCACGGTGCCGAAGGTGCTGATCTCCGACTTCAAGAAGGTTGGCGTCTCCCTTGAGGTGAACTCGGTGGAGTTCCCGACCTGGCTGGAAGACGTGTACACCAACCACGACTACGACCTCAGCTTCGTGCTGCACGTCGAGCCGCGCGACTTCGGCAACTTCGCCGACCCGGACTACTACTTCGGCTACGACAACACCGAGGTGCAGCGTCTGTACGCCGAAGCCCTCGCCGAGGTCGATCCCGACAAGTCCGCCGAGCTGCTCGCGCAGGCCGCGCGCATCGTGTCGGAGGACCACGCCGCAGACTGGCTGTACAACGGCGAGACCATCACGGCAGTGAGTCCGATCGTCGCAGGCTTCCCGGAGGACTCGATCAACTCGCGCATCGACCTCGCCGGCGTCACCGTCTCCACCGACGGGTAA
- a CDS encoding ABC transporter permease gives MIRYALTRGALLIAGLLVSSVLIFLTLRVFPGDVAQLIAGTQASPTEVDALRESLGLNRPLVAQYTEWIGGIFRGDLGTSLLSGASVGEELLLKAQVTVPLGIMSLLIAVLIAVPFGILAALLRGRRGGTALSVGAQALAAVPVVWAGMMLIVVFSVWLGWLPPQGFPRTGWSTPWRAIESLLLPALTIGIVEGAMLMRFVRSATLQAAGQDFVRTAAAKGLTRTRALIQHGIPAVGLSIVTVLGLQVAGIIVGSVVIEQLFTLPGIGRMLVADVGTRDLIKVQSELLVLTGFVLVVGFLVDLVHRAIDPRQREAA, from the coding sequence GTGATCCGATACGCACTCACACGAGGAGCCCTGCTCATCGCAGGGCTCCTCGTGTCGAGCGTGCTCATCTTCCTGACTCTGCGCGTGTTCCCTGGAGACGTCGCGCAACTCATCGCCGGCACCCAGGCCTCACCCACCGAAGTCGACGCGTTGCGTGAATCCCTCGGCCTGAACCGCCCGTTGGTCGCCCAGTACACCGAGTGGATCGGCGGCATCTTCCGCGGCGACCTGGGGACCTCCCTGCTCTCCGGGGCCTCTGTCGGTGAGGAGCTTCTGCTCAAGGCGCAGGTCACCGTGCCCCTCGGCATCATGTCGCTCCTGATCGCCGTGCTGATCGCCGTGCCGTTCGGCATCCTCGCCGCACTCCTGCGCGGTCGCCGCGGAGGCACGGCTCTCAGCGTCGGCGCCCAGGCGCTGGCCGCCGTCCCCGTCGTCTGGGCCGGCATGATGCTCATCGTCGTGTTCTCGGTCTGGCTGGGCTGGCTGCCTCCACAGGGCTTCCCACGCACCGGATGGTCGACACCGTGGCGGGCGATCGAGTCGCTGCTGCTCCCCGCCTTGACGATCGGCATCGTGGAGGGCGCGATGCTGATGCGGTTCGTGCGCAGCGCCACGCTCCAAGCGGCCGGACAGGACTTCGTACGCACGGCCGCCGCGAAAGGCCTCACTCGCACGCGAGCACTCATCCAACACGGTATCCCTGCCGTCGGGCTCTCGATCGTCACCGTCCTCGGGCTCCAGGTCGCCGGGATCATCGTCGGATCGGTCGTGATCGAGCAGCTCTTCACCCTCCCCGGCATCGGACGGATGCTGGTCGCCGATGTCGGAACGCGCGACCTCATCAAGGTGCAGAGTGAACTCCTCGTCCTCACCGGCTTCGTGCTGGTCGTGGGCTTCCTCGTCGACCTCGTGCACCGCGCGATCGACCCCCGCCAACGGGAGGCCGCATGA
- a CDS encoding ABC transporter permease: MTPRWLARLWSTPTGRFGLVVVAVVAGTALVALWWTPFDPQASEIGERWLPPGWPHLLGTDDTGRDILSLLMAGARTTVFVSVGAGVVATVVGVSLAALGALTARWMRETVAVLVDILIAFPVLLIAMMISSVWGGSLWVVIWAVGIGFGVNIARVTRPELRRVQQSDFVLAGRAAGLTPSQSLVRHLLPNVAPVFIVQLSWSMAVAVLAEAGLSYLGFGASVVEPSWGLLLADLQRYIGVHPLSVIWPGLAITITVLALNLLGDGLREATDPTLRHRSAEVHTPGVVA, from the coding sequence ATGACTCCCCGATGGCTCGCCCGCCTCTGGAGCACCCCGACCGGGCGATTCGGGCTCGTCGTCGTGGCCGTGGTCGCGGGTACGGCGCTCGTCGCCCTGTGGTGGACCCCGTTCGACCCTCAGGCGTCGGAGATCGGAGAGCGGTGGCTCCCCCCGGGATGGCCGCACTTGCTCGGCACCGATGACACCGGCCGCGACATCCTGAGCCTGCTGATGGCGGGAGCGCGCACGACCGTGTTCGTGAGCGTCGGCGCCGGCGTCGTGGCGACGGTCGTGGGAGTCTCCCTCGCCGCGCTCGGTGCCCTCACCGCTCGATGGATGCGGGAGACCGTCGCGGTGCTCGTCGACATCCTGATCGCCTTCCCCGTCCTCCTGATCGCCATGATGATCTCCTCGGTCTGGGGCGGCTCGCTCTGGGTCGTGATCTGGGCCGTGGGGATCGGGTTCGGCGTGAACATCGCCCGCGTGACGCGACCGGAACTGCGCCGCGTGCAGCAGAGCGACTTCGTGCTGGCCGGTCGAGCCGCGGGGCTGACTCCGTCGCAGAGCCTGGTCCGCCACCTGCTGCCGAACGTCGCACCGGTCTTCATCGTGCAGCTCTCGTGGTCGATGGCCGTCGCCGTCCTCGCCGAGGCAGGGCTGTCGTACCTCGGCTTCGGTGCCTCCGTGGTCGAACCGAGCTGGGGGCTGTTGCTCGCCGACCTCCAGCGCTACATCGGGGTGCATCCGCTCTCGGTGATCTGGCCCGGTCTCGCGATCACGATCACCGTGCTCGCGCTGAACCTCCTCGGTGACGGCCTGCGCGAGGCGACCGACCCGACCCTGCGGCACCGTTCCGCCGAAGTCCATACCCCGGGGGTGGTCGCATGA
- a CDS encoding ATP-binding cassette domain-containing protein codes for MSLSVEDLVIEIDGRRVVDGISFEVPDGARLGLIGESGSGKSLTALAVLGLLPDGASASGSIRWNGVELIGMPDRELARLRGDDIGIVFQEPRTALNPIRTVGRQIAESIRIHEGVGRREGRERAIAEAARVRLPDPESIVDRYPHQLSGGQRQRVAIAMALACRPRLLIADEPTTALDVTIQAEILSLLLALVAEEGMSLVFITHDLAVLAQVATAGVVLERGRVAESGAVSTLLSAPSSPITQGLLRDATATLWRPDGGVS; via the coding sequence ATGAGTCTCTCCGTGGAAGACCTCGTGATCGAGATCGACGGGCGCCGCGTCGTCGATGGCATCTCGTTCGAGGTTCCGGACGGTGCGCGCCTGGGTCTGATCGGCGAGTCCGGTTCCGGCAAGTCGCTCACCGCTCTCGCCGTGCTCGGCCTCCTCCCCGACGGTGCGAGCGCGTCCGGCAGTATCCGCTGGAACGGCGTGGAACTGATCGGAATGCCCGATCGCGAGCTGGCCCGGTTGCGCGGCGACGACATCGGCATCGTGTTCCAAGAGCCCCGCACGGCGCTGAACCCCATCCGCACCGTCGGGCGACAGATCGCGGAATCGATCCGCATCCACGAGGGAGTCGGTCGCCGCGAGGGCCGGGAGCGCGCGATCGCCGAGGCCGCGCGCGTGCGTCTGCCGGATCCGGAGTCGATCGTCGACCGGTATCCGCACCAGCTCTCGGGCGGTCAGCGGCAGCGCGTCGCGATCGCCATGGCTCTCGCCTGCCGTCCGCGCCTGCTCATCGCCGACGAACCGACGACCGCACTCGATGTCACGATCCAGGCCGAGATCCTGTCGCTGCTGCTCGCCCTCGTCGCCGAGGAGGGCATGTCCCTCGTCTTCATCACCCACGATCTCGCCGTGCTCGCTCAGGTCGCGACCGCGGGCGTCGTGCTCGAGCGCGGGCGCGTCGCGGAGTCGGGGGCGGTGTCGACTCTCCTCTCGGCCCCCTCCTCCCCGATCACACAGGGGCTGCTGCGGGACGCGACAGCGACCCTGTGGCGCCCGGACGGCGGTGTCTCGTGA
- a CDS encoding ABC transporter ATP-binding protein, with protein MTLIEARGLGRDHRLPKRSLFERPRTQTALFPTDLEVAEGSSVGIIGESGSGKSTLVRLLLGLDRATSGIVTIDGRPVDATASAKSLHWLRRETGMVFQDPFASLDPRMTAGQIIREPLWALGIDGDHRARVREVLAQVGLEPEMGDRYPHEFSGGQRQRIALARAIVHRPRILVGDEPLSALDVTVRAQILDLLMELRRTTDLTLLLVSHDIGVVQNLCDSVAVMKDGRIVERGSTEEVLLHPAQEYTKSLLAAIPVIPRSGDV; from the coding sequence GTGACCCTGATCGAAGCGCGGGGACTCGGACGGGATCACCGCCTCCCGAAGCGCTCCCTGTTCGAGCGTCCCCGAACGCAGACCGCGCTGTTTCCGACCGACCTGGAGGTCGCCGAGGGCTCATCCGTGGGGATCATCGGCGAATCGGGGTCGGGGAAATCGACCCTGGTCCGACTCCTCCTGGGGCTCGATCGAGCGACATCTGGCATCGTCACCATCGACGGACGCCCCGTGGACGCCACCGCATCCGCCAAGTCTCTGCATTGGCTGCGCCGCGAGACCGGGATGGTGTTCCAGGACCCGTTCGCCTCGCTCGATCCGCGCATGACGGCCGGGCAGATCATCCGCGAACCCCTCTGGGCGCTCGGCATCGACGGCGATCACCGAGCGAGGGTCCGCGAGGTCCTCGCACAGGTCGGCCTGGAGCCCGAGATGGGCGATCGCTACCCGCACGAGTTCTCCGGTGGTCAACGCCAGCGGATCGCGCTCGCCCGGGCGATCGTGCATCGACCTCGCATCCTCGTGGGTGATGAGCCCCTCTCCGCCCTCGACGTGACGGTGCGCGCGCAGATCCTGGATCTGCTGATGGAGCTTCGCCGGACGACGGACCTCACGCTCCTTCTGGTGTCGCACGACATCGGTGTGGTGCAGAACCTGTGCGACAGCGTCGCGGTGATGAAGGACGGCCGCATCGTCGAACGGGGATCGACGGAGGAGGTCCTCCTGCACCCCGCACAGGAGTACACGAAGTCCCTGCTGGCGGCGATCCCGGTGATCCCGCGCTCCGGGGACGTCTGA
- a CDS encoding GNAT family N-acetyltransferase — protein MQFEPGDRRRVLPRHLRPQAAPEIFSYTIRPARPADLPHVREIYNHFVSNSAVTLDERRSSIPYWREKYALLTRLELPFLVAVSPGGVVMGYALAQPWAGKNAYKYTVEDSIYLGPGAGGKGLGAALLRALIDACEQIGLREMVAVISDRGAEASIRLHEKLGFVEAGRMGRVGYKFGRDLGTVYMRRVLKPTGRRRGSLFGARR, from the coding sequence ATGCAGTTCGAACCGGGGGACCGTCGCCGTGTCCTCCCGCGCCACCTTCGCCCGCAGGCCGCGCCCGAGATCTTCTCTTACACGATCCGGCCGGCCCGCCCGGCTGACCTGCCTCACGTGCGAGAGATCTACAACCACTTCGTGAGCAATTCCGCGGTCACACTCGATGAGCGACGCAGCAGCATCCCGTACTGGCGCGAGAAGTACGCGCTGCTCACGCGGTTGGAGCTGCCCTTCCTCGTCGCCGTGTCGCCGGGCGGCGTCGTGATGGGATACGCGCTCGCCCAACCGTGGGCGGGGAAGAACGCCTACAAGTACACCGTCGAGGACTCGATCTACCTGGGCCCGGGGGCCGGCGGGAAGGGGCTCGGAGCCGCACTGCTGCGGGCACTGATCGATGCGTGTGAGCAGATCGGGCTTCGAGAGATGGTGGCCGTCATCAGTGATCGCGGCGCAGAGGCGTCGATACGGCTTCACGAGAAGCTCGGTTTCGTCGAGGCCGGGCGCATGGGGCGCGTCGGGTACAAGTTCGGCCGCGACCTCGGCACCGTGTACATGCGGCGCGTGCTCAAGCCGACGGGACGGCGGCGCGGAAGCCTCTTCGGGGCACGTCGCTGA
- a CDS encoding uracil-DNA glycosylase, producing MARTLAELAADGLIDAGWAEALAPVQETITGLGERLRAEQDAGHGYLPAGEDVLRAFRRPLADVRVLITGQDPYPTPGHPIGLSFAVDREVRPLPRSLTNIYKERESDLGIPPAPHGDLTAWSDQGVLLLNRVLTVRPGAAASHRGWGWEKVTELAIRTLVARNQPLVAVLWGRDAANLQPMLGDTPVIVSAHPSPLSASRGFFGSRPFSRANALLAEQGAEAVDWRVEGEAAPSLS from the coding sequence ATGGCGCGGACGCTGGCCGAACTCGCTGCGGACGGCCTCATCGACGCGGGCTGGGCGGAAGCACTCGCCCCGGTCCAGGAAACGATAACCGGACTCGGGGAGAGGCTCCGCGCCGAACAAGATGCCGGGCACGGGTACCTGCCTGCCGGGGAGGACGTCCTTCGGGCGTTCCGACGGCCCCTCGCGGACGTGCGCGTGCTGATCACGGGGCAGGACCCGTATCCGACGCCCGGTCACCCCATCGGCCTGTCGTTCGCGGTGGACCGTGAGGTACGGCCGCTGCCGCGCAGCCTCACGAACATCTACAAGGAGCGGGAGAGCGACCTCGGCATACCGCCGGCGCCGCACGGTGATCTCACCGCCTGGAGCGATCAGGGCGTGCTCTTGCTCAACCGCGTCCTGACCGTCCGTCCAGGGGCGGCCGCCTCGCACCGAGGCTGGGGGTGGGAGAAGGTCACCGAACTCGCGATCAGAACCCTCGTCGCCCGGAATCAGCCTCTCGTAGCCGTGCTCTGGGGCAGGGACGCGGCGAATCTGCAGCCGATGCTCGGTGACACGCCGGTGATCGTCTCGGCCCATCCCTCCCCGCTGTCGGCGAGCCGCGGGTTCTTCGGATCCCGGCCGTTCTCGCGTGCGAATGCCCTGCTCGCGGAACAGGGGGCCGAAGCCGTGGACTGGAGGGTGGAAGGCGAAGCCGCTCCGTCTCTAAGCTGA
- a CDS encoding SDR family oxidoreductase, translating into MANRRAVVTGASSGIGAATVRALRSRGWDVVGVARRKDRLSALAAETGASVIACDLTDPAAVDALVSTLAESGPVHALVQVAGGARGTDRIEDASVEDWQWMFDANVLATQRLVAGLLPLLRRAADADGHADTVFVTSTAAQSAYAGGAGYNAAKAAESMLVKVLRQELNGEPIRVVEVAPGMVHTEEFTLNRLGGDAVAAEAVYAGVDAPLLAEDVADVITYALEAPGHVNLDLVTMRPVAQSAQHLLARGPLRVRSID; encoded by the coding sequence ATGGCCAACAGACGTGCAGTGGTGACAGGGGCGAGTTCGGGGATCGGCGCGGCGACGGTGCGCGCACTCCGGTCGCGGGGATGGGATGTGGTCGGGGTCGCCAGGCGCAAGGACCGTCTGTCCGCGCTCGCCGCGGAGACCGGAGCCTCCGTGATCGCCTGCGATCTGACCGACCCGGCTGCCGTCGACGCCCTCGTCTCCACGCTCGCGGAGTCGGGCCCGGTGCACGCGCTCGTGCAGGTGGCCGGCGGTGCGCGCGGGACCGATCGCATCGAAGACGCCTCGGTCGAGGACTGGCAGTGGATGTTCGATGCGAACGTGCTCGCGACGCAGCGGCTCGTGGCGGGACTGCTCCCGCTGCTGCGCCGAGCTGCCGACGCGGACGGGCACGCGGACACGGTCTTCGTCACCTCCACGGCCGCCCAATCGGCGTATGCGGGGGGAGCCGGGTACAACGCGGCGAAGGCCGCCGAGAGCATGCTGGTCAAGGTGCTCCGCCAGGAGTTGAACGGCGAGCCGATCCGGGTGGTCGAGGTCGCGCCCGGCATGGTGCACACCGAGGAGTTCACGCTGAACCGGCTGGGCGGCGACGCCGTGGCCGCAGAGGCCGTGTACGCCGGCGTCGACGCACCGCTCCTCGCGGAGGATGTCGCGGATGTCATCACCTATGCGCTGGAGGCACCGGGGCATGTGAACCTCGACCTCGTCACGATGCGTCCGGTGGCCCAATCCGCACAGCACCTGCTCGCCCGCGGGCCGCTGCGTGTGCGCTCGATCGACTGA
- a CDS encoding bifunctional o-acetylhomoserine/o-acetylserine sulfhydrylase, translated as MSAPESWRFETKQIHSGAAPDPVTKARATPIYQTTSYVFDSADHAANLFALAEFGNIYTRIQNPTQDVLEQRLAALEGGTGALVLASGQAASTFAILNIAQAGDHFVASSSIYGGTYNLFKYTLAKLGIEVTFVENQDDPEEWRRAVRPNTKLFFAETIGNPQINILDIRTVADVAHENGVPLIVDNTIATPYLIRPFEFGADIVVHSVTKFLGGHGTTIGGVIIDGGTFEWSKNVDKFPGLTVPDPSYHGASYTAAVGDPLAYIIKARVQLLRDLGSAIAPQSAWNLIQGVETLSLRIERHVQNAQEIAEWLDGRDDVATVNYSGLPSSPWYAKANEYAPKGVGAVLSFELKGGVEAGREFVNSLSLFSHLANIGDVRSLVIHPASTTHAQLTPEQQLTAGVTPGLVRLSVGIENIEDLKADLDQALAAARAVSEAARA; from the coding sequence ATGTCCGCACCTGAGTCCTGGCGCTTCGAGACCAAGCAGATCCACTCCGGCGCCGCCCCCGACCCGGTCACGAAGGCGCGCGCCACGCCGATCTATCAGACCACCTCGTATGTCTTCGACAGCGCGGATCACGCGGCCAACCTCTTCGCCCTGGCGGAGTTCGGCAACATCTACACCCGCATCCAGAACCCGACCCAGGACGTGCTGGAGCAGCGACTCGCCGCACTCGAAGGCGGCACCGGCGCGCTCGTGCTCGCCAGCGGACAGGCGGCCTCGACCTTCGCCATCCTGAACATCGCGCAGGCCGGAGACCACTTCGTCGCCTCGAGCTCGATCTACGGCGGCACCTACAACCTCTTCAAGTACACCCTCGCGAAGCTCGGCATCGAGGTCACGTTCGTCGAGAACCAGGACGACCCCGAGGAATGGCGCCGCGCCGTCCGTCCGAACACGAAGCTGTTCTTCGCAGAGACGATCGGCAACCCGCAGATCAACATCCTCGACATCCGTACCGTCGCCGACGTGGCGCACGAGAACGGCGTGCCGCTGATCGTCGACAACACCATCGCCACCCCGTACCTGATCCGTCCGTTCGAGTTCGGTGCCGACATCGTCGTGCACTCGGTCACGAAGTTCCTCGGCGGCCACGGCACGACCATCGGCGGAGTCATCATCGACGGCGGCACGTTCGAGTGGTCGAAGAACGTCGACAAGTTCCCCGGCCTCACGGTCCCGGACCCCTCGTACCACGGCGCCAGCTACACCGCCGCCGTCGGCGACCCCCTCGCGTACATCATCAAGGCCCGTGTGCAGCTGCTGCGCGACCTCGGCTCCGCGATCGCGCCGCAGAGTGCGTGGAACCTCATCCAGGGCGTCGAGACGCTGTCGCTGCGCATCGAGCGTCACGTGCAGAACGCCCAGGAGATCGCCGAGTGGCTCGACGGCCGTGACGATGTCGCGACGGTCAACTACTCGGGGCTGCCCTCCTCGCCCTGGTACGCCAAGGCGAACGAGTACGCTCCCAAGGGTGTCGGTGCCGTGCTGTCGTTCGAGCTGAAGGGCGGCGTGGAGGCCGGGCGCGAGTTCGTGAACAGCCTGTCTCTGTTCAGCCACCTCGCCAACATCGGCGACGTCCGCTCGCTCGTCATCCACCCGGCGTCGACCACCCATGCGCAGCTCACCCCCGAGCAGCAGCTCACGGCCGGTGTCACGCCGGGCCTCGTGCGCCTCTCGGTCGGCATCGAGAACATCGAGGACCTCAAGGCCGACCTGGATCAGGCTCTCGCCGCGGCACGCGCCGTGTCGGAGGCCGCCCGCGCCTGA